A genomic window from Streptomyces sp. 846.5 includes:
- a CDS encoding GNAT family N-acetyltransferase — protein MTIALGRPGVHELGEAVGALREWQDDGAPMQLHPGDLGWFWRFGAEATAAAVRTWSRDGRILAVGLLDGPELLRLTIAPDAHRDDELARQMVEDVMDPERGVLPKGKAYLEAPMTVLLQDLLPEDGWKADEPWTPLRRDLTEPVEDLGVRIELVGPQQAHVRAAVQRAAFDNSSFTDGQWHAMAAELPYAEARCLVAYDARGDAVAAVTVWSAGPGKPGLIEPMGVHRDHRGHGHGKAITVAAAAALRELGSSSAIVCTPTANAGAVATYRSAGFRQLPETRDLSRDA, from the coding sequence ATGACGATTGCGCTGGGCAGGCCGGGAGTCCACGAGTTGGGCGAGGCTGTGGGCGCCCTGCGGGAGTGGCAGGACGACGGGGCGCCGATGCAGCTGCATCCGGGAGACCTGGGCTGGTTCTGGCGGTTCGGTGCGGAGGCGACGGCCGCGGCGGTCCGGACCTGGAGCCGGGACGGAAGGATTCTCGCCGTCGGACTGCTGGACGGCCCCGAACTGCTGCGGCTGACCATCGCGCCGGACGCTCATCGGGACGACGAGCTGGCGCGGCAGATGGTCGAGGACGTGATGGATCCGGAGCGCGGCGTGCTGCCGAAGGGAAAGGCGTACCTTGAGGCGCCGATGACCGTGCTGCTCCAGGATCTGCTGCCCGAGGACGGCTGGAAGGCCGACGAGCCGTGGACACCGCTGCGCCGCGACCTCACGGAGCCGGTGGAGGACCTGGGCGTGCGGATCGAGCTGGTCGGGCCGCAGCAGGCTCACGTCCGGGCCGCCGTGCAGCGGGCGGCATTCGACAACTCGTCGTTCACGGACGGGCAATGGCACGCGATGGCGGCCGAACTGCCTTACGCCGAAGCCCGATGCCTGGTCGCGTACGACGCCCGGGGAGACGCCGTGGCGGCGGTGACGGTGTGGTCGGCCGGCCCGGGGAAGCCCGGGCTGATCGAGCCGATGGGCGTGCACCGGGACCACCGCGGACACGGCCACGGCAAAGCGATCACCGTCGCTGCCGCAGCCGCGCTCAGGGAGTTGGGCTCTTCGAGCGCGATCGTCTGCACCCCGACAGCCAATGCCGGCGCCGTCGCCACCTACAGGTCAGCCGGCTTCCGGCAACTCCCCGAGACCCGGGACCTGTCCCGGGACGCCTAG